Genomic window (Ureibacillus composti):
TATACTGAACCATGAAGGTAATTTCCAGTATTTGGGCTTAAGGGCCGTATAAAAAAATAAAAGTCAGAAATACTAGTAATATTATTTGAGATACTGCTTCATATGTATATAAAAGGAAACTTAGGAGGTACATGATGCGAAAGAATGGTGGATCCACCTTACAGGAGCGAATTCCATATGAATGGAAACTGGCTTTTTATTCTGCGTTCATCATTGGATTACTAACTCACCTTTATATTTTTGTACATAGGTTCCCCAACCATGATGGTCTATTAAATATTTATAGTTCGCAAGCGAAAGTAACATCAGGTAGATTCTTTTTAAGCGCTGCTAGCGGGTTAAGTACTTATTTTGATTTACCGTGGGTGATTGGGTTACTTTCTATTTTGTTCTTAGCACTAGCTGCCATCTGTATAGTTAGTTTATTTGAAGTGAAAAAGAAGTTTTCCATCGTGTTAATTTCAGGAATTGTCGTCACATTCCCAAGTATTACGGCAACTTTTTCCTATATGTTCACAGCTGACGGATATATGATGGGTACTTTTTTTGCAATCTTAGCTGTCGTTTTAACGAAAAGGTATCGATACGGTTTTCTTTTAGGTGCAATCCTTTTATGTTTAGGTGTAGGAATTTATCAAGCGAATTTATCAGTTACAATGGCTTTTATCACATTATGGTTAATTCATGATATTCTCTTGAGAAAAACGACAACCAAAGAGCTAGGGATGAATGTTCTTCGTTCGGGTCTCATGCTTGGAATTGGGATGGTTGCCTATTTAGTCGTTTATAAGATTTATACGAAATATTTAGAAGTATCCATTACGAGTTACCAGGGACTCGATAAAGTAGGAACAGTAACGTTCGAAGACTTTCCAGATATTTTTGATCAAATCGGACAGGATTTAAAGACTTTCTTTTTTGATGGATTCGTCAATCACACACAAGTGAATTTTTTCGAATGGTTAAATGTTTTGCTGTTCATTACATTAATCATCGCAACGATTACAATTTTGGTAGTGAATAAGGTCTATAAAAATATTGTGCAGCTTTTGGTTTTTGTACTTTTAATATTGAGCTTGCCTATTAGCTTCTATATCGTTTATTTCTTATCTCCAGAAGCAATCTATCATATATTAATGGTATTTAGTTTATGTGTCGTCTATATTTATTTGGTCTTGTTATATGATGCAGTGGATGTACAGAATTCACTGGTTGTTGAACGTTTTACT
Coding sequences:
- a CDS encoding glucosyltransferase domain-containing protein, with product MRKNGGSTLQERIPYEWKLAFYSAFIIGLLTHLYIFVHRFPNHDGLLNIYSSQAKVTSGRFFLSAASGLSTYFDLPWVIGLLSILFLALAAICIVSLFEVKKKFSIVLISGIVVTFPSITATFSYMFTADGYMMGTFFAILAVVLTKRYRYGFLLGAILLCLGVGIYQANLSVTMAFITLWLIHDILLRKTTTKELGMNVLRSGLMLGIGMVAYLVVYKIYTKYLEVSITSYQGLDKVGTVTFEDFPDIFDQIGQDLKTFFFDGFVNHTQVNFFEWLNVLLFITLIIATITILVVNKVYKNIVQLLVFVLLILSLPISFYIVYFLSPEAIYHILMVFSLCVVYIYLVLLYDAVDVQNSLVVERFTSWATVVLLTLTIYNFGLIANIAYFNMELKFERSIHLANRILDRVEQLDDYEDAKKIHVVGRYQMETDLSSNIIPKKTPKMIGSTGEHIVIYTAHFQKMFEHFLGYKLEFLTPEELEVFSERDEIKEMGAWPAQDSVQVIGDVLVIKMAE